The following are encoded in a window of Caldicellulosiruptor danielii genomic DNA:
- a CDS encoding VOC family protein, translating to MANNILGTDVVVQIGIIVRDIEKTVKDFAEFFGVEVPKIIETEEYDKTHTEYRKKPTNARAKLAFFRNFKNIEIELIEPDENPSTWREFLETHGEGIHHIGVFVKNMDEKIENLKKEGIEVVQKGDYTGGRYAYMDSYNKLKFILELLENF from the coding sequence GTGGCAAACAATATTTTGGGAACAGATGTTGTTGTGCAGATAGGAATAATTGTTAGAGACATTGAAAAAACAGTAAAAGACTTTGCAGAGTTTTTTGGAGTTGAGGTTCCAAAAATTATCGAGACCGAAGAGTATGATAAAACTCACACAGAGTATAGAAAAAAACCTACAAATGCCAGAGCAAAACTTGCATTTTTCAGAAACTTCAAAAACATAGAGATAGAGCTGATTGAGCCAGATGAGAATCCTTCTACATGGAGAGAGTTTTTGGAAACTCACGGTGAGGGTATTCACCATATAGGTGTGTTTGTAAAAAACATGGACGAGAAGATTGAAAATCTTAAAAAAGAAGGGATTGAGGTTGTTCAAAAAGGGGATTACACAGGTGGAAGATACGCTTACATGGACAGTTACAATAAGCTCAAATTTATCTTAGAGCTTTTGGAGAACTTTTAA